Proteins found in one Neurospora crassa OR74A linkage group II, whole genome shotgun sequence genomic segment:
- a CDS encoding isoamyl alcohol oxidase, translating to MMWQTSLGAAAAVFSLLTSQVVGQEDIQTEAQTAQIESTKGVILDSILDWNDAARLDPTTYNGQKYGCKCYPGRPCWPSANKWNSLNRTVDGTLRVNVPAGAVCHNTFDGPFGTIQTYDEAACADAKENLVNEQWTVEKPADGLWTYFTNDTCRPTSNPSDPCTLGSYGVYVIMATKASHIQAGVNFARRNNLRLIVRNTGHDFLGRSVGYGSLIINTHSFQSLKWTDKYTGPGSYRGPAVTMGAGVQGGDILKAGHALNPPMALVTGECATVGLSGGLLITASGLIVNANERARPRPLLCSEGRRPGIVARGRHVEPKIFHKYANHHFVDNGLYVYTYFEIFPGQFRVRPFVAIGKDQFQLENILRPICSMSSLLPVSHHHRYEERGQPGWQTGFVWRHAAAHPAWRNATDFVIAVLPSPEHPSLAVKKDLQNVLTNNMDEGLRNASRSGATYVNEADPFQPNWQSHFWGSNYPRLKQLRKKWDPLGVFYAVSTPGTENWEEIEFNTRLCKKL from the exons ATGATGTGGCAAACTTCCCTTGGAGCAGCTGCCGCCGTATTTTCCCTCCTCACTTCCCAAGTAGTCGGGCAAGAAGACATTCAGACAGAAGCCCAAACGGCCCAGATTGAGTCGACCAAGGGAGTCATCCTCGACTCCATCTTGGATTGGAACGACGCCGCGAGACTTGACCCCACCACGTACAATGGCCAGAAGTACGGATGTAAATGCTATCCTGGCCGTCCATGCTGGCCCTCCGCCAACAAGTGGAACAGCCTGAACAGGACAGTCGATGGCACTCTTCGTGTCAACGTCCCTGCCGGTGCTGTCTGCCACAATACCTTCGACGGACCCTTTGGCACCATCCAGACCTACGATGAGGCGGCATGCGCTGATGCCAAGGAGAACCTTGTCAACGAGCAGTGGAC GGTTGAAAAACCGGCCGATGGCCTTTGGACCTACTTCACCAACGACACCTGCCGTCCCACCTCGAACCCCTCCGACCCATGCACCCTTGGAAGCTACGGCGTCTACGTGATCATGGCAACCAAAGCCTCTCACATCCAAGCCGGCGTCAACTTTGCGCGCCGAAACAACCTTCGCCTAATCGTCCGCAACACGGGGCACGATTTCCTCGGCCGCTCCGTCGGCTACGGCTCCCTGATCATCAACACGCACAGCTTCCAATCCCTCAAATGGACCGACAAGTACACCGGTCCCGGCTCCTATCGCGGTCCGGCCGTGACCATGGGCGCCGGCGTGCAAGGCGGCGACATTCTCAAGGCAGGCCACGCTTTGAACCCGCCCATGGCGCTCGTAACAGGCGAATGCGCCACCGTCGGTCTTTCCGGCGGGTTAT TGATCACCGCCTCGGGTCTGATCGTCAACGCCAACGAACGGGCAAGACCCCGACCTCTTCTTTGCTCTGAGGGGAGGCGGCCCGGCATCGTAGC CCGCGGGCGCCACGTT GAACCCAAGATCTTTCACAAGTACGCCAACCACCACTTTGTTGACAACGGGCTGTATGTCTACACCTACTTTGAGATCTTCCCTGGCCAGTTCCGCGTCCGCCCATTCGTGGCTATTGGCAAGGACCAGTTCCAGCTCGAGAACATTCTTAGACCCATATGCTCGATGAGTTCGCTGCTGCCCGTATCCC ATCATCACCGCTATGAAGAACGTGGTCAGCCCGGCTGGCAGACCGGATTTGTTTGGCGGCATG CGGCGGCTCATCCGGCGTGGAGGAACGCGACGGACTTTGTGATTGCTGTTTTGCCGAGCCCGGAGCATCCCAGCCTGGCGGTCAAGAAGGATTTGCAAAATGTTTTGACGAATAATATGGATGAAGGGTTAAGGAATGCGTCGAGAAGTGGGGCTACTTATGTTAATGAA GCTGATCCCTTCCAGCCTAATTGGCAGAGTCACTTCTGGGGCTCCAACTACCCTAGACTCAAGCAGCTGCGCAAGAAGTGGGATCCTTTGGGTGTCTTTTATGCCGTGTCTACCCCTGGCACGGAAAACTGGGAGGAGATTGAGTTCAACACTAGGCTTTGTAAGAAGCTTTGA